A genomic segment from Myxococcales bacterium encodes:
- a CDS encoding nucleotidyl transferase AbiEii/AbiGii toxin family protein: MTGDTLARALRSAAADLTALGVPFALVGGLAVSLRGYVRFTRDIDFAVATTSDAAVEALVREARARGYQVDALVEQDDAARIATVRLGSPLGVTVDLLAASSGIEAEIVSRSERVAWDDTFSLPVARVEELVALKVLSMTDRRPRDQGDALALLRLGLSMPELEANLRLIEARGFHRQQDLLQKLADLRTALAGA, from the coding sequence GTGACGGGCGACACGCTGGCGCGCGCCCTACGAAGCGCCGCTGCCGATCTCACGGCGTTGGGGGTCCCCTTCGCGCTCGTAGGCGGACTCGCCGTTTCGCTTCGGGGGTATGTCCGCTTCACACGTGACATCGACTTTGCGGTGGCGACGACGAGCGACGCTGCCGTCGAGGCGCTCGTCCGCGAAGCGCGAGCTCGCGGGTATCAAGTCGATGCACTGGTCGAGCAAGACGACGCCGCCCGCATTGCCACGGTACGGCTGGGCTCGCCGCTCGGCGTGACGGTGGACCTGCTGGCGGCGAGCAGCGGGATCGAGGCGGAGATTGTGTCGCGAAGCGAACGCGTGGCGTGGGACGACACCTTCAGCTTGCCCGTCGCTCGCGTGGAGGAGCTCGTGGCGCTCAAGGTCCTCTCCATGACCGACCGTCGGCCGCGGGATCAGGGCGACGCGCTCGCGCTCCTGCGACTTGGCCTCTCCATGCCTGAGCTCGAAGCGAACCTCCGACTCATCGAAGCGCGAGGATTCCACCGCCAGCAGGACCTCCTGCAAAAGCTCGCCGATCTCCGAACCGCGCTAGCGGGCGCCTAG
- a CDS encoding tetratricopeptide repeat protein: MSGGKIVCGGCGRPMSAAAGARSRCMYCGGSPKEVHVMVGGAESSDPAASITAKLDEMRRPAQPMTAAERERLFDAAKAKLIGHIDAGRHEEALVAFDEALMLVRDPYLLLAKAQHLKALRRPGPALQCLEEALAVDGSLTDAWFEKADLLETLGHLPQSLVAYDQVLQQDPKRINAWCDRGHVLGRMGQLAEALRSYESALAIDAYSPHAWFNKATAEMALQRTAAAADSFRRFLSVDLPPQFAPQVAHARAMLAKLGG; this comes from the coding sequence ATGTCCGGCGGAAAGATCGTTTGTGGTGGCTGCGGGCGTCCGATGAGCGCGGCCGCGGGAGCGCGCAGCCGGTGCATGTACTGCGGCGGGAGTCCCAAGGAAGTGCACGTGATGGTCGGGGGAGCGGAGTCGTCCGATCCCGCCGCGTCGATCACCGCGAAGCTCGACGAGATGAGGCGGCCGGCGCAACCCATGACAGCCGCCGAGCGCGAGCGGCTCTTCGACGCGGCGAAGGCCAAGCTCATTGGGCACATCGACGCAGGACGTCACGAAGAGGCGCTCGTAGCCTTTGACGAGGCGCTGATGCTCGTGCGCGATCCGTACCTGCTCCTTGCCAAGGCTCAGCACTTGAAAGCCCTAAGGCGCCCGGGCCCGGCGCTTCAGTGTCTCGAGGAAGCGCTCGCCGTCGACGGCTCGCTCACGGACGCGTGGTTCGAGAAGGCCGATCTCCTCGAAACGCTCGGGCACCTTCCCCAATCGCTCGTCGCCTACGATCAAGTGCTCCAGCAGGACCCCAAGCGGATCAACGCATGGTGCGATCGCGGGCACGTCTTGGGCCGCATGGGCCAATTGGCGGAGGCGCTCCGATCCTACGAGTCGGCGCTGGCCATCGACGCATATTCACCGCACGCGTGGTTCAACAAGGCGACCGCCGAGATGGCGCTGCAGCGGACGGCGGCAGCAGCCGATTCGTTTCGACGCTTCCTCTCGGTGGACTTGCCGCCCCAGTTTGCGCCGCAGGTCGCGCACGCGCGGGCCATGCTCGCGAAGCTCGGCGGTTGA
- a CDS encoding Uma2 family endonuclease translates to MADAAERRATYADILNAPAHHVAEIVFGVLHTHPRPAARHARAASRLGGELDGPFDRGRGGPGGWILLDEPELHLGEDVLVPDLAGWRRARMPQFPYDAAHFTLAPDWVCEVLSPSTSKLDRGDKLTVYAREHVSHTWLLDPLDRTLEILRLEGERWVRLAFYKDAELVRGEPFDAIEFALSGLWPD, encoded by the coding sequence ATGGCCGATGCCGCCGAGCGCCGCGCGACCTACGCAGACATCCTGAACGCGCCGGCGCATCACGTCGCCGAGATCGTATTCGGTGTACTCCACACGCACCCGCGACCCGCGGCACGGCACGCCCGTGCGGCTTCGCGACTCGGCGGGGAGCTCGACGGTCCCTTCGATCGTGGGCGCGGCGGTCCCGGTGGTTGGATCTTGCTCGACGAGCCGGAGTTGCACCTAGGCGAAGACGTGCTCGTGCCCGACCTCGCCGGGTGGCGACGCGCCCGAATGCCGCAGTTTCCCTACGACGCAGCGCACTTCACGCTCGCGCCCGATTGGGTTTGCGAAGTTCTCTCTCCGTCGACCTCGAAGCTCGATCGGGGCGACAAGCTCACGGTCTACGCGCGCGAACACGTTTCGCATACCTGGCTCCTCGACCCGCTCGACCGCACCCTGGAAATCTTGCGCCTCGAGGGTGAGCGATGGGTACGGCTCGCCTTCTACAAGGACGCGGAGCTCGTGCGCGGTGAGCCGTTCGACGCCATTGAGTTTGCGCTTAGCGGCCTCTGGCCCGACTGA